A window of the Synechococcus sp. LTW-R genome harbors these coding sequences:
- the nadC gene encoding carboxylating nicotinate-nucleotide diphosphorylase gives MSAASLPLTPVLRQQLRDWLQEDLGRGDLSAPALASGRCRAHWISKAPGVFCGGPLLDVVFRELDPTASVELLVADGDVVSPGQRLVNLEAEAPALVAAERTALNLAMRLSGIATATARLVAELDGSGVRLADTRKTTPGLRVLEKYAVRCGGGVNHRLGLDDAAMLKENHLAWAGGVAAAIAAVRAAAPWPARVIVEAETAAEAQAAVEAGADGVLLDEFSPEELRELVPRLRALSPRPVVLEASGVQPDQLRAYGATGIDLISTSAPVTRSSWLDLSMRFSG, from the coding sequence ATGAGCGCCGCCTCGCTTCCCCTGACGCCAGTCCTTCGGCAGCAGCTGCGCGATTGGTTGCAGGAGGACCTGGGTCGCGGCGACCTCAGCGCCCCCGCCTTGGCCTCTGGCCGTTGCCGGGCCCACTGGATCAGCAAGGCCCCTGGGGTGTTCTGCGGTGGCCCCCTGTTGGACGTTGTCTTTCGCGAGCTGGATCCGACCGCCAGCGTGGAGCTGTTGGTGGCGGATGGGGACGTGGTCAGCCCAGGGCAACGCCTGGTGAACCTGGAGGCTGAGGCGCCGGCCTTGGTGGCGGCCGAGCGCACTGCCCTGAACCTGGCGATGCGCCTCTCGGGGATTGCCACGGCCACGGCCCGCCTGGTGGCCGAATTGGACGGCAGCGGGGTCCGCTTGGCGGACACCCGCAAGACCACCCCGGGGCTGCGGGTGCTGGAGAAGTACGCCGTGCGCTGCGGCGGTGGCGTGAACCATCGCCTCGGCTTGGACGATGCGGCGATGCTCAAGGAAAACCACCTGGCCTGGGCCGGTGGGGTGGCCGCGGCGATCGCCGCTGTCCGCGCAGCGGCCCCCTGGCCGGCTCGCGTGATCGTGGAAGCCGAGACCGCCGCAGAGGCCCAGGCGGCGGTTGAGGCGGGAGCCGATGGGGTCTTACTCGATGAGTTCAGCCCGGAGGAGCTGCGGGAGCTGGTCCCCCGCTTGCGGGCCCTGAGTCCCCGGCCGGTGGTGCTCGAGGCCTCCGGCGTGCAGCCGGATCAGCTGCGTGCCTATGGGGCGACGGGGATTGATCTGATTTCCACGAGCGCCCCGGTGACCCGCAGCAGCTGGCTGGACCTCAGCATGCGCTTCTCCGGCTGA